A stretch of DNA from Vulcanisaeta thermophila:
TATGAATTTCTCAACCTCAAGGAGTGCCATACCAAGCACGGACTCATCGTAGGCCCTAACCACGGCCCCTACTATAATGTTACCATACTTCTTAATAATTATGTACCCACTACGTGACTGAACCACCACGTGCATGGACTCATCATCCAGTAACTCCTTCATTATCCTATCACCCACGGCGCTCAGTGACGCTATCATTGCAGCGACCTTGTCAGGGTCCACTGTGATCCTTGAGCTGTGGGCCATTAGTAAACCATCTGGGGATGCGAGGTATAACCCACTTAGGGTGGTTGCCCTGTTGAGGAAGTCCTTGGTTAATTCCCTAAGCCTACTGTTCTCCTCAGACATTAATGTTTCAGTTTCACTAGGCAATTTAAACTCAACTGTTGCTGTGCCTCGTGATCACTATCCTAGCCCTCCCAGTCCTTAAGCCCCTGGCCAACTCCCTAGTCACCAGGAACCTGAAAAGCTCAAGATAGGCTTCACTGGGTTCGGTACCCCTCAGCTTAACACCATACTTACTAGCTAACCCCCTAACATTATCAACACAGGATTGCCTCAGGGGGCAGGACCTGCAGTAATCTCGCCTTGGCTCGCCACCTATTATGATGAGGCCATGCTCTGGGTCCAGGTAAGCACCCTCATTATTCAAAACCCTAATGCTTACATTATCATCGGCATCCACAGCATCATAAACCATGTAGACGGAAGCACCAAGCCTATACTCATTACGGTCATCCTTAACCAACCAACCACTG
This window harbors:
- a CDS encoding roadblock/LC7 domain-containing protein translates to MSEENSRLRELTKDFLNRATTLSGLYLASPDGLLMAHSSRITVDPDKVAAMIASLSAVGDRIMKELLDDESMHVVVQSRSGYIIIKKYGNIIVGAVVRAYDESVLGMALLEVEKFIDIIKDELIFKTKT
- a CDS encoding ArsR family transcriptional regulator, whose product is MNAEIRDRLVVVPGKLSDRVLSGDYVLMRRRDFEVVFDDNNTRIVLTVLSGHTKFTDIMRTLGMQRGKLARHLRKLVSSGWLVKDDRNEYRLGASVYMVYDAVDADDNVSIRVLNNEGAYLDPEHGLIIIGGEPRRDYCRSCPLRQSCVDNVRGLASKYGVKLRGTEPSEAYLELFRFLVTRELARGLRTGRARIVITRHSNS